The Faecalibacterium sp. I3-3-33 DNA window TTGTGCTGGAATGCAAGCCCTTCAGCGTGGGCTTCCGCGCCGAGCATCTGCAAAGCGAGATCGAAAAAAGCCTGTACCACGAGGCCGCCGGGCATCCGGCGCTGCCCCGGGGCGAGTACCAGCTCTCCCAGCACGTTGGCGAGAGGTGCGTGTACACCTTCTGTATGTGCCCCGGCGGTCAGGTGGTGGCTTCGGCCAGTGAGGAAGAGCGTGTTGTGACCAACGGCATGAGCTACCACGCCCGCAGCGGCAAAAACGCCAATGCGGCGGTGGTGGTCAGCGTAGGCGGGGCAGATTTTGCAAACGACCCTCGCCGCGCCATTGCCTTCCAGCGGGAGCTGGAAGCAAAAGCCTACGCCGCCGGTCGTGCCGCCGGAGCTTACGCCGCCCCGGCAGAGAATGTGCAAAGCTTTCTGGAAGGGCGCGGGCAGCTGCATATTGGTAGCGTGCAGCCCACCTACGACCGCGGTGTGACCGCCGCAGATCTGGGCGCACTGCTGCCCGGGGAGTTAGCGGACACCCTGCGGGCGGGTCTGCGCGCCTACGAGCGCAAGATCGCGGGCTACACTGCGCCGGACGCCATCCTGACCGGCCTTGAGACCCGCACCAGCAGCCCGGTACGGCTTAAGCGGGAAGAGGACTTTGTGTGCACCCAGCTGGCAGGGCTTTACCCCTGCGGCGAGGGTGCGGGATATGCGGGCGGCATTATGAGCGCCGCCGTGGATGGCCTGCGGGTGGCCCGCGCCATCATCAGCCGGTATGCACCGGCAGAAGGGTGAGAAAATTTTGATGTACGATCGTGAAAACGATAACCGAAATAACGAAGGCCGACAGGTACAGCAGGAGCTGGAAGACCAGCTGCGCGCCTTTGGCGACACCATGACCGATGCCTTTGCCCACGGCTTTGAGGGCAGGGGCATGGATATCGGTGACCGGGCGTGGGATGTGGGCAAAGCCGCCGTCCATGCGGCCAACTATGGCATCGGGGAGGCGGCAAAGGTCTTCCGGCAGGGGCGCAGAAGTTCCCCCTACGGGGATGCAAAGCAGACCTCTAACGAAGGTGCTGCGGATGCCGACCCCGCCGGGATGCCCGACTGGTTCCGGCAGATCTTTGCAAAGCCGGAGCCTACCCCGGTGGAAAACATCCGTATCAGCGCAAAAAAACGATATAGCGCAGGCTGCACGCTGCTGGCTGTGGGCATTACCTTTGCGGTGATCTTCGGTCTGGGCGGCATTGGCTGCATTGTGGCAGCGGAGGCCTTTCTGCCCGGCCTTATTACGGAGACCGTGATCGGTGACACGGTGGCCACGGCCGCGGAGGGCATGACCTATACCTTTACCACCGGCGCTTCCATGGCCACGACGGTGCTGGAGATCACAGGCAATGTGTTGACCCTTGTTGCCTGCGGCTTTGGCGCGATGATCGCCGCCGGTGCCTCCCGGCTGTCGGCCTCCAAAAAGCTGCGCCTGCTGGCAGATACAGCCGAAAAGCTGAACGTACAGAAGGGGCTTTCGGTGGAGATGCTGGCAGATCTGACCCACCAGACCAAGAAAAAAGCGCTGAAAAAGCTGCGCAGCTACATCCATAAGGGCTGGCTGAACGCATGGCTGGACGATGACATCGAGACGCTCTACCTGACGGCAGAGGACTACCGCGCCGCCAAGGAAGCTGCCGCTGCCGCTGCCGCCGTGCAGCCGCAGCCGGAAAAGGTGGAAACCGGCGATGCTCCGCTCAATCTCGATACCGCTCGCCGCTTTGCTGCCGTGCTGGAAAAAGAGCAGCAGCTTATGCAGGACGCACAGGCGCGGGAAGAACTGGCCGCCATGCACAAGACCACTACCGCCATCTGCGACTGGCTGGAAGCACACCCGGAAAGCCAGCCCAAGACCCGCCGTTTTGCGGAATATTATATCCCCACCACCCTCAAGCTGCTGCACACCTATAACGATGTGCAGGGGCAGCAGGGCGAAAACGCCGAGACCATCCGCCGGGATATCGCGGGCATCCTGCATACTTTGAATCAGGCGTATGAGAACTTGTACAACAATCTGCTTTCGGACGTAGCCATGGATATTTCTTCCGAGATCGCCGCTTTGCAGGGAATGCTGGCCAACGACGGCCTGACCGGGAGGGAATTTGAATGACCTACCGTGCTTGGGAACAAAAACCGCTGGACCGCACCGCTGTGCGGGAGTTGACCGCCGCCATTGCCGAGCAGGCAGCGGCACAGCTGGAAGAGCAGGCCATGGACGAAGCGCCGTGGTCAGACGAAAAATATAAGGCTGTGCTGGCTGCGCAGCAGAAGGAAAACGCTCTGCTGGCGGGTATCCTTGCCGCCCGGGGCATCACCGACCCCGCCGAGGCGCTGACCTTACTGGCAGGGGAGGAGGCGCTTTCCGACCCCGCCCTGCTGACCGATATGGACGCCGCCTGCCAGCGCATCTGGCAGGCCATCGACAACGGCGAGACCATCGCGGTTTTTGGTGATTACGATGTGGACGGCGTGACCGCTACCGCCCTGCTGTACCAGCATCTCAAGGGCATGGGCGCGACCGTCAAGTGTATGCTGCCCAGCCGCGAGGGGGACGGCTACGGCCTGTCCAAAAACGCCATTCAGTCCATGCACAACAAGGGCTGCACTCTCATCGTGACGGTGGATAACGGCATCTCTGCCGTGGAAGAAGCCGACTTTGCGGCTTCGCTGGGCATGGACCTGATCATTACCGACCACCATCTGCCGCCGGACACCCTGCCCAAGGCTGTGGCGGTGGTTGACCCCCGCCGGGAGGACGACCACAGCCCCTTCAAGGGTCTGTGCGGCGCGGGTGTAGCCTTCAAGCTTTGCGCTGCGCTGGACGGCTGTCCGCCGGAGGAGATGCTGGATTACTGCGGCGACCTTGCCGCCGTGGGCACGGTGGCGGATGTGATGCCGCTGGTGGGGGAGAACCGCACCCTTGTCAAGGCTGGGCTGCGGCAGCTGCAACAGACCGACCGCCCCGGCTTTGGGGCACTTTTAGAGGAAGTCGGCCTTGCGGGCAAGCCCATCACTGCCGAGAATATCAGCTACGCCATCGCGCCCCGCATCAATGCGGCAGGCCGCATGGATAACGCCGTTACCGCTTTGCAGCTGGTGCTCTGCGAGGACCCGGACAGGGCTGAGGAGCTGGCGCACAAGCTTGGCGAGATCAACGCCCACCGGCAGGAGACCGAGCAGCAGATCTTCAAAGCCGCCGAGGAATTGCTGGAGCAGCAGCCCGAGCGGCTGGACGACCGCATCATGCTGCTGTGGGGACGGGACTGGCACCCCGGCGTCATCGGCATCGTGGCGTCCCGGCTGGTGGAACGCACCGGACGCCCGGTCATCGTGGTCACCATTGACGAGCACGGCGAGGGCAAGGGCAGCGGACGCAGCGTGCAGGGCTTTAACCTGCACGCCTGCATCGGCTCCTGTGCCGACCTTCTGGTGCGCTATGGCGGCCACGCCATGGCGGCGGGACTTTCCGTCCGGGAAGAAAACCTGCCCGAACTGCGCCGCCGCCTGAACGAGTGGGCGGCCCGGGAGTGCCCGGTGCTGCACACCCCGCCGCTTACCTGTGACGTGACCATCCATCTGGACCGTATCACGGTGGAAAGCGTGCGGCACTTGGATCAGCTGGCACCCTACGGAGCGGAGAACCCCACCCCGGTTTTCCTGCTGCAAAGTGCCATGGTGGACGGCGTGTACCCGGTATCGGAAGGGCGGCACAGCCGCCTGCGGCTGCGGCAGGGCAATAGCTGCCTGTACGCCGTCTGGTTCGGGATGCCCGCCGAGCAGCTGCCCTACGCGCTGGGCGATGTGGTGGACGCGGCACTGAACCTTTCGGTGTACGAGTCCGCCCGAGGGGCGCAGCTCTCCGGCCGCATCATCGACCTGCACCCGGCAGGGCTGGGCGCAGAGCTGGCGCGGCAGGCTGCACTGGTGCAGGCGCTGCGCCGGGGCACCCCCCTGACTGAAGAACAAAAGAAACAGATTGCTCCCGCCCGCACGGATATCATTGCCGTGTACCGGGAATTGCAGTCCCGCCGCTGGCACGCCGAGGATCTGCAGCCCCTGTGCGCAAAGCTGGGCGAGGAGCAGACCGGCAAAACGCTGGTGGCAGTTGCCGCTTTGGAGCAGGTGGGGCTGATCACCGCAGCGGAAAAAGGCGGGGCAAAATTCTGGGAGCTGGTGCCGACAGCAGGCAAAAAGAACCTTGCCGATGCCCCCATCCTGAAATGTCTGGAGGAACTATAAATGCCTGAGGGAAAGAAAAATACTGCACCGGTCCCGGCTCCGGTACGGGACGAGGACGGCTACTCTGCCAAGACCCATCTGCACCAGCCGGTGCAGGAGACCGCCACCGTAGCCGCTACGGCACTGCTGGCAGACGCGCCGGAGGGGGCGCTGCCCTCTGAGGTGCGCCCGGAGATCGTAACATGGGAAAAGCTGTGCGAGGCCATTCAGGCCAGCGGCAAGGCTTACAATATGGAGATGATCCAAAAAGCCTACGAGCTGGCCAACAACGCCCACAACGGTGTGTGCCGCCGCAGCGGCGAGCCCTATATCTGCCACCCGCTGGCAGTTGCCCGGCTGGTGCTGGATCTGGGCATGGACTCCGAGAGCATCGCCGCCGCCCTGCTGCATGACGTAGTGGAGGATACCCCCACCACGCTGGACGACCTGAAAGCCGCCTTTGGCGAGGAAGTGGCACTGCTGGTGGACGGCGTGACCAAGCTGACCAAGATCCAGTTCTCCAATATTGAAGAATTGCAGGCCGAG harbors:
- a CDS encoding 5-bromo-4-chloroindolyl phosphate hydrolysis family protein; its protein translation is MYDRENDNRNNEGRQVQQELEDQLRAFGDTMTDAFAHGFEGRGMDIGDRAWDVGKAAVHAANYGIGEAAKVFRQGRRSSPYGDAKQTSNEGAADADPAGMPDWFRQIFAKPEPTPVENIRISAKKRYSAGCTLLAVGITFAVIFGLGGIGCIVAAEAFLPGLITETVIGDTVATAAEGMTYTFTTGASMATTVLEITGNVLTLVACGFGAMIAAGASRLSASKKLRLLADTAEKLNVQKGLSVEMLADLTHQTKKKALKKLRSYIHKGWLNAWLDDDIETLYLTAEDYRAAKEAAAAAAAVQPQPEKVETGDAPLNLDTARRFAAVLEKEQQLMQDAQAREELAAMHKTTTAICDWLEAHPESQPKTRRFAEYYIPTTLKLLHTYNDVQGQQGENAETIRRDIAGILHTLNQAYENLYNNLLSDVAMDISSEIAALQGMLANDGLTGREFE
- the recJ gene encoding single-stranded-DNA-specific exonuclease RecJ encodes the protein MTYRAWEQKPLDRTAVRELTAAIAEQAAAQLEEQAMDEAPWSDEKYKAVLAAQQKENALLAGILAARGITDPAEALTLLAGEEALSDPALLTDMDAACQRIWQAIDNGETIAVFGDYDVDGVTATALLYQHLKGMGATVKCMLPSREGDGYGLSKNAIQSMHNKGCTLIVTVDNGISAVEEADFAASLGMDLIITDHHLPPDTLPKAVAVVDPRREDDHSPFKGLCGAGVAFKLCAALDGCPPEEMLDYCGDLAAVGTVADVMPLVGENRTLVKAGLRQLQQTDRPGFGALLEEVGLAGKPITAENISYAIAPRINAAGRMDNAVTALQLVLCEDPDRAEELAHKLGEINAHRQETEQQIFKAAEELLEQQPERLDDRIMLLWGRDWHPGVIGIVASRLVERTGRPVIVVTIDEHGEGKGSGRSVQGFNLHACIGSCADLLVRYGGHAMAAGLSVREENLPELRRRLNEWAARECPVLHTPPLTCDVTIHLDRITVESVRHLDQLAPYGAENPTPVFLLQSAMVDGVYPVSEGRHSRLRLRQGNSCLYAVWFGMPAEQLPYALGDVVDAALNLSVYESARGAQLSGRIIDLHPAGLGAELARQAALVQALRRGTPLTEEQKKQIAPARTDIIAVYRELQSRRWHAEDLQPLCAKLGEEQTGKTLVAVAALEQVGLITAAEKGGAKFWELVPTAGKKNLADAPILKCLEEL